One Actinomycetota bacterium genomic window, TATTTTTCTCACCCTGGCAAATATAATAAGAGCGATAAATCCGCCGATTATAACACCCTGTATGGCAAGACCGCCCTGCCTGAAAGCAAATATGCTTGAAAGATTTTTTGAATAATAAGACCAGTTAACAATAACGTGAAGGAGTCTGGCCCCTATTATCCCTGCAATTATTGCAAAAGGGGCGAAATTCAGAATTTCATCTGCTTTAAATTTTCTATACTTTGCTGTGAGATAAGAAATAATAATTCCAGCTATCAGTCCAAAAGCTATTAAAAGACCATACCATCTTATTTCCATATTGAACAATCGGAATGCAACAGGATCTATTGTCAAAACAACCTCCTTAAATATCAAAAATAATATAAGCAAACATTATCTTTTTATTTTTTTATTTTTTCAAATTATTTAATATGAAAATTCCGGAACTTTTTAATATTATCAGAATAAATATAAATCAGAATCCTGGATTTTATGCTTTGTTTCTGCACAGAAGTCCCTTAATAATCGAAACAAGTTCCTGTTTGGGAATCTGGCCTATCCATTTGTCTATAATCTCTCCGTCCGTATCGATAAAATAAATTGTTGGTATTGCACTTATACCCCAGTTGCCTGAAACATTTGCAACCTGATTATCGACCAGGATCGGATAACTGATATTATAATCAAAAACAAATTGCTTAAGTGCATTTAAGTCGTCATCAAGAGAAACCCCAAGAAAAGTTGTTCCCTGATCTTTGTATTCATTATGCACATCAATAAAATCAGGGATTTCTGCCTCACAGGGCGGACACCATGTCGCCCAGAAATTCAAGACTACTATTTTTCCTGCAAAGTCTGATAATGATATT contains:
- a CDS encoding TlpA family protein disulfide reductase encodes the protein MTEKNYLKYFGLLSLSLIIIMILIISGGCCPVLFPVAQNNSGSEGDRSAVISREEQENPPTSAETADNTTTTSMAPEEEQKEDPGNNDKKTEDYQNDFSLKNLSGEKISLSDFAGKIVVLNFWATWCPPCEAEIPDFIDVHNEYKDQGTTFLGVSLDDDLNALKQFVFDYNISYPILVDNQVANVSGNWGISAIPTIYFIDTDGEIIDKWIGQIPKQELVSIIKGLLCRNKA